One Catillopecten margaritatus gill symbiont DNA window includes the following coding sequences:
- a CDS encoding IS3 family transposase IS1302 yields MDTQLVMGVLNDALDKHPHPEIFNTDQGAQYTSEVHTKRLKDLGVTISMDGKGRATDNICIERFWRSAKCERIYLNEYQSISELVADVDDYIEFYNHRRFHETLEYKKPMNVYQESVELNQKKKKASI; encoded by the coding sequence ATGGATACACAATTGGTAATGGGTGTATTAAATGATGCACTAGATAAACACCCACATCCAGAGATATTTAATACCGATCAAGGTGCTCAATATACCAGTGAAGTGCATACCAAACGCTTAAAAGATTTAGGCGTTACAATATCAATGGATGGAAAAGGTAGGGCTACAGATAACATTTGCATTGAACGCTTCTGGCGAAGTGCCAAATGTGAAAGAATTTATTTAAACGAGTATCAATCTATTAGTGAGCTAGTCGCTGATGTAGATGATTATATTGAGTTCTATAATCATCGAAGATTCCACGAGACATTGGAATATAAAAAACCAATGAATGTGTATCAAGAAAGTGTAGAATTGAACCAGAAAAAGAAGAAGGCTTCTATATAA
- the rlmD gene encoding 23S rRNA (uracil(1939)-C(5))-methyltransferase RlmD → MGRRRKPKPKFYELEIESLSHEGRGIAHIDEKVIFVSGALPGEKVRAERVFSRAKFEEADVLEVLTASDKRIEPKCAVFGICGGCSFQHLSSSDQIQAKWDWLKEAFASQAKVEPKNWLEPLQVQDWGYRRKARLGVRFVAKKDKVLVGFREKKSGWIANMDRCEVLHPLLGDNLVVLGNYIEKLSIKSQVPQLEVSVSESSTVLILRHLEPMTAADEQILSDCEQELGVVFYTQSGGEDTVKPLNEAAVLSYSHPEHSIVMEFLPTDFTQVNFKLNQKMVSLAIDLLELNEDDEVIDLFCGLGNFTLPIARYAKHAVGVEGDSGLIERAKENARKNDIHNTDFYKADLFKEVEGFEWFRGKKYNKALIDPARSGAIEIVELLPKLGVERLVYVSCNPATLARDTEKLIEMGYKLETAGVMDMFPQTAHVESIALFTK, encoded by the coding sequence GTGGGCAGAAGAAGAAAACCAAAACCGAAATTTTATGAATTAGAAATAGAATCGCTTTCTCACGAGGGGCGAGGGATTGCGCATATTGATGAAAAGGTGATTTTTGTCAGTGGGGCGTTGCCGGGGGAGAAGGTGAGGGCGGAGCGTGTTTTTTCACGGGCGAAGTTTGAAGAGGCGGATGTGCTGGAGGTTTTGACGGCATCGGATAAGCGGATTGAGCCGAAATGTGCGGTGTTTGGGATTTGTGGCGGGTGTTCATTTCAGCATTTGTCCAGTAGTGATCAGATTCAGGCGAAATGGGATTGGTTAAAAGAGGCATTTGCTTCGCAGGCAAAAGTTGAGCCTAAGAATTGGCTGGAACCTTTGCAAGTACAGGATTGGGGGTATCGGCGTAAGGCGAGGTTGGGGGTGCGATTTGTTGCCAAAAAGGATAAAGTTTTGGTGGGGTTTCGGGAGAAAAAATCGGGCTGGATTGCGAATATGGATAGGTGCGAGGTTTTGCATCCGCTGTTGGGCGATAATCTTGTGGTGCTGGGTAATTATATTGAAAAATTGTCGATAAAATCGCAAGTTCCACAATTGGAAGTGTCGGTTTCTGAGAGTAGCACGGTGTTGATTTTGCGACATTTAGAGCCGATGACGGCAGCAGATGAGCAAATATTGTCGGATTGTGAGCAGGAATTAGGTGTGGTTTTTTATACGCAAAGCGGTGGAGAAGATACGGTTAAGCCGTTGAATGAAGCGGCTGTGTTGAGTTATTCTCATCCCGAACACAGTATTGTGATGGAATTTTTGCCAACGGATTTCACTCAGGTAAATTTCAAACTCAATCAAAAAATGGTGTCTTTGGCAATTGATTTGTTAGAGTTAAATGAGGACGATGAAGTGATTGATTTATTCTGTGGTTTGGGGAATTTCACTTTGCCGATTGCCCGTTATGCCAAACACGCTGTGGGGGTTGAAGGCGATTCTGGATTGATTGAGCGTGCCAAAGAAAATGCACGGAAAAATGACATTCATAATACGGATTTTTACAAGGCAGATTTGTTTAAAGAAGTGGAAGGTTTTGAGTGGTTTCGAGGCAAAAAATACAATAAAGCACTGATTGACCCTGCCCGTTCTGGGGCAATTGAAATCGTGGAATTATTGCCAAAATTAGGTGTGGAACGCTTGGTTTATGTGTCGTGCAATCCTGCAACTTTGGCACGAGATACTGAAAAATTAATTGAAATGGGTTATAAATTAGAAACCGCAGGAGTGATGGATATGTTCCCACAGACGGCACATGTTGAATCTATTGCGTTGTTTACAAAATGA
- the rhaR gene encoding HTH-type transcriptional activator RhaR, which yields MKKHLDISSLERYKNRELLVENKISFLGPDSELSIYDTYKKANRVVLSADQVMYCSMITGKKIMHNLDNLESQIFLPHESYIIKPSGCVEIDFPDARENTPTTCLTVEISKDKINKISEKMQDLFPANIVNKDWEYQSENMHLHHAVDTQNLLNRLVDLFTSNHPDKEVLVGFGISELVTRLLRQQSRDMLLNYAHNAPDSNGVTAVIEYLKSNISKPFDINQLTQKACMSRSALYTAFKQHLGCTPGNFYWQLRLQMAAEMLQKGQSITAVCYGTGFSDPSHFSRKFTQFYGCTPSQYQKTKGHPQKPQHNLGSTENSPFSA from the coding sequence GTGAAAAAACATTTGGACATATCATCACTTGAAAGATATAAAAATAGAGAATTATTAGTTGAAAATAAAATTTCTTTTCTGGGTCCCGATAGTGAACTAAGCATCTACGATACTTATAAAAAGGCAAATAGAGTTGTACTCAGTGCTGATCAGGTTATGTACTGCAGTATGATTACAGGCAAAAAAATTATGCATAATTTGGATAATTTAGAATCACAAATATTTTTACCACACGAGTCTTATATTATAAAACCGAGCGGTTGCGTTGAAATTGACTTTCCAGATGCACGAGAAAACACACCAACAACCTGTTTAACAGTAGAAATATCCAAAGACAAAATTAATAAAATTTCTGAAAAGATGCAGGATTTATTCCCTGCTAACATAGTTAACAAGGATTGGGAATACCAATCTGAAAATATGCACCTACACCATGCGGTTGACACACAAAATCTGCTTAATCGACTAGTTGATCTGTTTACGAGCAATCATCCAGACAAAGAAGTTTTGGTGGGTTTTGGCATTTCAGAACTGGTTACCCGCCTGCTAAGACAACAAAGTAGAGATATGCTATTGAATTATGCACATAATGCACCCGATTCTAACGGCGTTACTGCCGTAATAGAGTATCTTAAAAGCAATATCTCCAAACCTTTTGATATAAACCAACTAACTCAAAAAGCTTGTATGAGTCGAAGTGCACTATATACAGCATTTAAGCAGCATTTAGGCTGTACACCGGGTAATTTTTATTGGCAACTTCGACTGCAAATGGCAGCAGAAATGTTGCAAAAAGGTCAATCGATTACCGCAGTTTGTTATGGTACTGGATTTAGTGACCCCAGTCACTTTAGTCGAAAATTTACTCAATTTTATGGTTGCACACCGAGTCAATATCAAAAAACTAAAGGGCACCCCCAGAAACCCCAGCACAATTTAGGGAGTACAGAAAATAGTCCATTTTCTGCCTAA
- the ampG gene encoding Anhydromuropeptide permease: MLFIFLNGIASGFPWVIIGSAMTLWLKDAGLTRTAIGFFGSVFAVYSINWLWAPLLDRVQIPVLTKRFGQRRSWLLLLQSLLLLLIIAISFTNPKNSLMWVSLLALSVAIVSSTQDIVIDAYRIDAFSLEEKDKLPATAAMATSGWWVGYGFLGAVALYLSDFGKDWSSIYLIISVFAVGFILNTLWLDEPESQRYAVQEKAQQEYENLLGGHGLWQKTSAWFLSTVVEPLKDFFVRFGKTALVILLFIVFFKIGEAFLGRMSLVFYKEIGFTTGEIATYSKLVGSVLTIFFSIVASVITVHYGLVRGLMISGVAMASTNLIFSYLAFVGPDTNVFAAAILLDNFTAAFSTVAFVAFISHLTNRAYTATQYALMASAGNFGRTLFAGGSGWMVDSLEAQNWVENFGGEWVVFFAITALMVIPSLIMLVWISRKFKDIFV; encoded by the coding sequence ATGCTGTTCATTTTTCTAAACGGCATTGCCAGTGGTTTCCCGTGGGTGATTATCGGCTCGGCAATGACTTTGTGGCTCAAAGATGCGGGATTGACACGCACAGCAATCGGGTTTTTTGGTTCGGTTTTTGCAGTGTATTCAATTAATTGGCTATGGGCACCTTTGTTGGATAGAGTGCAAATTCCTGTGCTGACTAAGCGATTTGGGCAGCGTCGTTCGTGGCTTTTGCTGTTGCAAAGTTTGTTACTTTTGTTGATTATTGCCATTTCTTTTACCAACCCAAAAAACAGCTTAATGTGGGTAAGTTTGTTGGCCTTGTCGGTCGCCATTGTGTCAAGTACGCAAGACATCGTGATTGATGCCTATCGAATTGATGCGTTCAGTTTAGAAGAAAAAGACAAGTTGCCTGCGACGGCGGCAATGGCGACTTCTGGCTGGTGGGTTGGTTATGGTTTTCTTGGGGCGGTGGCATTATATTTGTCCGATTTTGGCAAAGATTGGTCGTCAATTTATTTGATTATCAGCGTGTTTGCGGTGGGTTTTATTTTAAATACGCTGTGGTTGGATGAGCCCGAAAGTCAGCGTTACGCTGTACAAGAAAAAGCACAGCAAGAGTACGAAAATTTATTAGGCGGGCACGGGCTGTGGCAAAAAACCAGCGCATGGTTTTTATCCACCGTGGTTGAGCCACTCAAAGACTTCTTTGTGCGTTTTGGCAAAACCGCTTTGGTTATTTTATTGTTCATTGTCTTTTTTAAAATCGGCGAGGCATTTTTGGGCAGAATGTCATTGGTTTTTTACAAAGAAATTGGCTTTACCACAGGAGAAATTGCCACTTATTCCAAGTTAGTTGGCTCGGTATTAACGATATTCTTTTCCATTGTTGCCAGTGTCATTACCGTGCATTACGGTTTGGTGCGTGGGCTGATGATTAGTGGTGTGGCAATGGCGTCCACCAATTTAATCTTCTCTTATTTGGCATTCGTAGGTCCAGATACCAATGTCTTTGCAGCGGCAATTTTATTGGATAATTTCACCGCCGCTTTCTCAACGGTTGCCTTTGTGGCATTCATTTCCCACTTAACCAATCGTGCTTATACCGCAACGCAATACGCATTAATGGCATCCGCAGGTAATTTTGGCAGGACGCTATTTGCAGGCGGTAGTGGTTGGATGGTGGACAGTTTAGAGGCGCAAAATTGGGTAGAAAATTTTGGCGGAGAATGGGTGGTATTCTTTGCGATAACGGCTTTAATGGTGATACCAAGTTTGATTATGTTGGTTTGGATTAGTAGAAAATTTAAGGATATTTTTGTATGA
- the relE_2 gene encoding mRNA interferase toxin RelE: MPKALKSFNKLNPTIKQQFKKQLLKRLDNPLLEKYRLHGDLKGHYKIKLQSAGYRMIYRVFNQECVVLVVEVNRRDKIYKNNN; the protein is encoded by the coding sequence ATGCCTAAAGCATTAAAATCTTTTAACAAATTAAACCCTACAATAAAACAACAATTCAAAAAACAACTGCTTAAAAGATTAGACAACCCATTATTAGAAAAATATCGATTACATGGGGATTTGAAAGGGCACTATAAAATAAAATTACAATCTGCTGGGTATAGAATGATTTATCGCGTTTTTAACCAAGAATGTGTTGTTTTGGTCGTTGAAGTTAATAGGCGTGACAAGATTTATAAAAATAACAATTAA
- the nagZ gene encoding Beta-hexosaminidase, translating to MMGAIMMDVSGLILTEAEKVQLAKPSIGGVILFSRNFESIEQVRELIKSMRLANQNLLICVDHEGGRVQRFKKGLTRLPAMAKLGEAYDQNPNLALEQALSCGFVLAAELLAIDIDFSFAPVLDLDHGNSSVIGDRAFHSNPDAVVKLAGALIAGMHEAGMKCVGKHFPGHGFVVADSHLDLPVDERPLEEINRDMSIFKDLTNHGLDAVMPAHVVYSEVDKKPAGFSSKWIKEILQAQLGFNGVVFSDDLSMQGAHFIKDINERVKVSLESGCDMVLICNSPDLVAEVIDEPWPESEKLQTMKGRIADAYKIALEIHQQAIQELL from the coding sequence ATGATGGGTGCAATAATGATGGATGTATCGGGCTTGATACTCACGGAAGCGGAAAAAGTTCAATTGGCAAAGCCGAGTATTGGCGGGGTGATTTTATTCTCACGAAACTTTGAAAGTATTGAACAAGTGAGAGAATTGATTAAATCAATGCGTTTGGCGAATCAAAATTTATTGATTTGCGTGGACCATGAAGGTGGTAGAGTGCAGCGCTTTAAAAAGGGGCTTACCCGTTTGCCAGCAATGGCAAAACTCGGTGAGGCTTACGACCAAAACCCAAACTTGGCTTTGGAACAAGCCCTTTCTTGTGGCTTCGTTTTGGCAGCAGAATTGTTGGCAATTGACATTGATTTTTCTTTTGCCCCCGTGCTGGATTTAGACCACGGCAACTCCTCGGTGATTGGCGACAGAGCCTTCCACTCCAACCCCGATGCTGTGGTTAAATTAGCAGGTGCGTTGATTGCAGGTATGCACGAGGCAGGAATGAAATGCGTGGGCAAACACTTCCCTGGACACGGTTTTGTGGTGGCAGATTCGCACTTAGATTTGCCAGTTGACGAGCGTCCGCTGGAAGAAATTAATCGAGATATGTCAATTTTTAAAGACCTGACAAACCACGGTTTAGACGCAGTAATGCCTGCCCATGTGGTGTATTCCGAAGTCGATAAAAAGCCAGCAGGTTTTTCATCAAAATGGATTAAAGAAATTTTGCAAGCACAACTCGGCTTTAATGGCGTAGTATTCAGCGATGATTTATCCATGCAAGGCGCACATTTTATTAAAGACATTAACGAGCGTGTCAAAGTATCGCTTGAAAGCGGTTGCGATATGGTGCTGATTTGCAACAGCCCCGATTTGGTCGCAGAAGTGATTGATGAGCCGTGGCCAGAGAGTGAAAAATTACAAACAATGAAAGGGCGCATTGCCGATGCGTATAAAATAGCGCTTGAAATTCATCAACAAGCCATTCAGGAATTATTATGA
- the ald1 gene encoding Long-chain-aldehyde dehydrogenase, with amino-acid sequence MIYAQPGSEGSVITFKARYANYINGEWTPPVKGNYFTNGSPVTGEGFCEIPRSTSEDINLALDAAHVAKTTWGKTSVTERSNLLLKIADRIETNLEMLAVAETWDNGKAIRETLAADVPLCVDHFRYYAGCIRSQEGTMGELDENTVSYQFHEPLGVVGQIIPWNFPLLMAAWKLAPALVTGNCVVLKPAEQTPVSILILMEIIGDLLPPGVLNVVNGYGKEAGQALATSTRIDKIAFTGSTPVGSHILKCAAENIIPSTVELGGKSPNIFFEDIMQQEDDYISKCAEGAVLAFFNQGEVCTCPSRALIQESIYDEFIAIIIERSKKIIRGNPLDTDTQVGAQASQEQFDKIIDYMDIGAKEGAELILGGGVAQVGSEFGNGYYIEPTLFKGNNNMRIFQEEIFGPVVSVATFKDEAEALSIANDSQFGLGAGVWTRDMNLAYRMGRGIQAGRVWTNCYHLYPAHAAFGGYKKSGIGRETHKMMLDHYQQTKNLLVSYSVSPLGFF; translated from the coding sequence ATGATTTACGCACAACCAGGATCTGAAGGCTCAGTCATTACATTTAAAGCACGCTATGCAAATTACATTAATGGCGAATGGACACCGCCTGTTAAAGGTAACTACTTTACTAATGGCTCCCCTGTTACTGGAGAAGGTTTTTGTGAAATTCCTCGCTCAACCTCAGAAGATATTAACTTAGCACTTGATGCGGCCCATGTTGCCAAAACTACCTGGGGCAAGACCTCTGTGACAGAAAGATCAAATTTATTATTAAAAATTGCTGACAGAATTGAAACAAATCTTGAAATGCTTGCTGTTGCAGAGACTTGGGATAATGGCAAAGCCATACGAGAAACTCTAGCTGCCGATGTGCCACTTTGTGTTGACCATTTTCGTTATTATGCTGGATGTATTCGCTCTCAGGAGGGTACTATGGGGGAGTTAGATGAAAACACAGTATCTTATCAATTTCATGAGCCACTTGGTGTAGTTGGTCAAATTATCCCTTGGAACTTCCCTTTGTTAATGGCAGCTTGGAAACTTGCACCTGCATTGGTTACAGGTAATTGTGTTGTGCTAAAGCCTGCTGAACAAACACCTGTATCAATTTTAATACTGATGGAAATTATTGGCGACTTGCTACCACCAGGCGTTTTAAATGTTGTCAATGGTTATGGTAAAGAAGCTGGGCAAGCACTAGCCACTAGCACACGCATTGATAAAATTGCTTTCACTGGGTCAACCCCAGTCGGTTCTCATATTTTAAAATGTGCCGCTGAAAACATCATTCCTTCAACTGTTGAACTGGGCGGAAAATCCCCCAACATATTTTTTGAAGATATTATGCAACAAGAAGATGACTACATTAGCAAATGTGCCGAAGGGGCTGTATTGGCATTTTTTAATCAAGGAGAAGTTTGCACCTGCCCTTCTCGTGCCTTAATTCAAGAAAGCATCTATGATGAATTTATTGCCATTATTATTGAACGCTCCAAGAAAATTATTCGAGGAAATCCACTTGATACCGATACTCAGGTAGGCGCTCAAGCCTCTCAAGAGCAATTTGATAAAATTATAGACTATATGGATATTGGAGCCAAAGAAGGTGCTGAGTTGATATTGGGCGGTGGTGTCGCTCAGGTTGGTTCTGAATTTGGAAATGGCTACTATATTGAACCAACTTTATTCAAAGGTAATAACAATATGCGTATTTTTCAAGAAGAGATTTTCGGCCCTGTAGTATCTGTTGCTACCTTTAAAGATGAAGCAGAAGCTCTGTCCATTGCTAATGATTCTCAGTTTGGCTTAGGTGCGGGCGTTTGGACTCGTGATATGAATCTCGCTTATCGTATGGGTCGTGGCATTCAAGCTGGGCGCGTATGGACAAATTGCTACCATTTATACCCCGCACACGCTGCATTTGGTGGTTACAAGAAATCAGGCATAGGGCGCGAAACACACAAGATGATGCTAGATCATTACCAACAAACTAAAAACTTGTTGGTTAGTTATAGCGTTAGCCCCCTTGGATTTTTCTAA
- the lutA_2 gene encoding Lactate utilization protein A: protein MQTIDIKNLKANDIIRKCVHCGFCLATCPTYQLLGDELDSPRGRIYLIKSALENNDTTTNSLQHLDRCLTCRSCETTCPSGVEYGQLIDIGRELVEEKRPLWQKVYRSGVRRFLTTPVLFNSVGFLFRHSKIQTPVITPKKSAKKVLLLGGCVQPTLAPNINHSIKNILTKLGYEITETPQKQCCGAIDQHLNAHDEAREKIKINIDNWLKADTETIISSASGCGLMVKDYPTLFDKSDAYYQKAQQVVNKTKDIAELLANEDLSQLKLAKVNISYHEPCTLQHGQQLSGLVTSILQKIGYKPAPVKDAHLCCGSAGTYSIFQPKLSKQFQSNKLKNLTTSNPEMIVTANIGCLMHLQAGTKVPVKHWVELLDV, encoded by the coding sequence ATGCAAACCATTGACATAAAAAACCTAAAAGCCAACGACATCATTCGCAAATGCGTGCATTGCGGATTTTGCCTTGCGACATGTCCGACTTATCAACTGTTGGGCGATGAGTTGGACTCGCCACGGGGACGAATTTATTTAATTAAATCGGCGTTGGAAAATAACGATACCACGACCAATAGCCTGCAACATTTAGACCGATGTTTGACTTGTCGTTCGTGTGAAACGACTTGTCCATCGGGGGTGGAATATGGGCAGTTGATAGATATTGGCAGGGAACTCGTTGAGGAAAAACGCCCCTTGTGGCAAAAAGTTTATCGCTCTGGTGTGCGTCGATTTTTAACCACGCCTGTTTTATTTAATAGTGTCGGGTTTTTATTTCGACATTCTAAAATTCAAACGCCTGTCATTACCCCTAAAAAATCAGCAAAAAAAGTTTTGTTATTAGGGGGTTGCGTTCAACCAACTTTAGCACCAAATATCAATCACAGCATCAAAAATATTCTCACCAAATTAGGCTATGAAATTACAGAGACCCCACAAAAACAATGTTGTGGTGCTATCGATCAGCACTTAAATGCACATGATGAAGCTCGTGAAAAAATAAAAATCAACATTGATAACTGGCTGAAGGCAGACACAGAAACCATTATTTCCAGTGCCAGCGGTTGCGGTTTGATGGTCAAAGACTACCCAACTTTATTCGACAAATCGGATGCTTATTATCAAAAAGCCCAACAAGTCGTCAACAAGACAAAAGACATCGCCGAACTCCTGGCAAACGAAGATTTATCACAACTCAAATTAGCCAAAGTCAACATTTCATACCACGAACCCTGCACCCTGCAACATGGGCAACAACTCAGCGGATTAGTCACCTCAATCCTACAAAAAATTGGCTACAAACCCGCCCCAGTCAAAGACGCACACCTGTGCTGTGGCTCCGCAGGCACCTACTCAATTTTTCAACCAAAACTCTCAAAACAATTCCAAAGCAACAAACTCAAAAATTTAACAACTAGCAACCCAGAAATGATTGTTACTGCTAATATTGGTTGCTTGATGCACTTGCAAGCAGGCACTAAAGTCCCTGTGAAACATTGGGTTGAGCTGTTGGATGTCTAG
- the djlA gene encoding Co-chaperone protein DjlA: MIFLAAILGYSISGYTGALIGAAMAWVVKSAMKSSFANQQNEATGQFLNSLFSMLAKIAKADGIISKEEIDAVTRFMDTIKLNNEDKKIAINAFRNASSDERSIYEYASQYQAVASKEMREITYAVLWDVAYSDGVIHPQEEDILRKIPQYLGLNGNIYHKYSNTSSSNTNQTSGIDEHYELLNCTQTSTDKEIKRGYRKAIGAYHPDKIQAKGLPKEFMDFANEQSKKINKAYDAIKKSRSL, encoded by the coding sequence ATGATTTTTTTAGCAGCCATTCTTGGTTATTCGATTAGCGGATACACAGGTGCATTAATTGGCGCCGCAATGGCTTGGGTCGTAAAATCTGCCATGAAATCCTCTTTTGCCAACCAACAAAATGAGGCGACAGGGCAGTTTCTCAACTCCCTCTTTTCAATGCTTGCAAAAATAGCAAAAGCAGACGGCATCATCAGCAAAGAAGAGATTGATGCCGTTACTCGGTTTATGGATACCATAAAACTGAACAATGAAGATAAAAAAATAGCCATCAATGCCTTTAGAAATGCATCATCAGACGAGCGTTCAATTTATGAATATGCCAGCCAATATCAAGCAGTGGCAAGTAAGGAAATGCGAGAAATTACTTACGCCGTGCTTTGGGATGTCGCCTATTCTGATGGCGTAATTCACCCTCAAGAAGAAGATATTTTAAGAAAAATACCTCAATATTTAGGATTAAATGGCAACATTTATCACAAATATAGCAACACATCTTCAAGTAATACCAATCAAACAAGTGGCATAGACGAACATTACGAACTGCTTAATTGCACCCAAACCAGCACCGATAAAGAAATAAAAAGAGGCTACAGGAAAGCAATAGGCGCATATCACCCCGATAAAATTCAAGCAAAAGGACTGCCTAAAGAATTTATGGATTTTGCCAACGAGCAATCAAAGAAGATTAACAAGGCATACGATGCCATTAAAAAATCAAGAAGTCTTTAA